DNA sequence from the Coleofasciculus sp. FACHB-T130 genome:
AAACTTCTTAGGATATGACCCTGCCGTGCCCGATCTGCGCCAAATGGTTCAACGATCTGGTTTGACGGTGTGGGGAGGCATCATCTGGGGAGCAACCGCTATTTGGACAGGGTGGTTGCTGCTGAAACGACGGCGGTGGCGTTGGCTGTGGACTTCAAATCTAATCGGATTTATGGCTTTTATCATCTTTGTGGTAACGCCTGCCTACTTCATGATGGATCGAGCACGTCAGATGCCGCTGCGGGAATTATCGGCACGGATCGCCCAAGTCCAGCAGCCAGGAGAAGCCATATTAATGATTGGTTTCAAAAAACCGAGTGTCGTATTTTACACGCAGCGCCCGGTGAATTACTTTGCCAAAGTTAGCTCGGCAATGGAATACATTGAAGCGATCGCGGCGACTCAACCCAAGCCACCTTCGGTATTGATTTTGACTGAGCCTAAATATTTAGAGAACACAAAAATACAGCCCAAGGAGTACCAAAATTTAGGCAAAGCCGGTGCTTATCAACTCATTCGGTTGTCAAAACAAATCGTCGCCAGTGTCCAGCATCGACACTCTAGCTAAATGCTAAATTGTTAAACTGCCGCAGCTTGCAGTCATATTAAGCCTGGATAATTGCCCGTGATTAGAACACCTCACGCCCAATGCCTCTGTCTTTTCGCTTAGGGGTTGGGGTGGAGAGGGACAGGAAAAGCAGTGGTTCGGCAATGCTTGTTCGGCAAGCCGACTGGAATATTAGGTGAATAAAATTTCTGGTGGCATCATGATAAAATTCGGCGTTTTGGCACGACTGAGTTTGAAAGGATGAAAGCACCATCTTCAGGAAAAAGGAAAAATTTTTGGCATCAGTGCCGATTGCCGGTTGTTGGTAGCCTAATTTGTAGCCTAATTTTCCTTTGGCTTTTGCTAGCGATGCCGGTGCTCGCTGAAGATTTACCATCGCCGTCACCCGTCACAATAGAAACGCTGCGACAGATGCAGCAACAACTAGATCGGCAGCGGTCTAATTATTCTAAAGAACGCGATCGCTTATCAAAACTCCAAAAAGCCGCGAAGGGACAACTCAGTGGCTTGCAGCAAAACCTGGAATTAACAGGTACCCAGCTTAATGACTACCAGTACCAATTACAAAGAGCCACTCAGGAATTAAAGACGTTACAAGAGGATCTGGCGAGCGCGGAACGCTCTTATCAACAAAAGCAAGCCGCCACAGTTGCCCGTTTGCGTTTCCTGCAACGCCAGCAACTCTCTCACCAAGGATGGGGAATCCTGCTTTCTAGCCAAAATCTCAGTCAATTTTCCGACCGGCGTCGCCAGATCAAATTGGTGTTTCAAGCCGACCAACAAATCTTGAAAAACTTGAAGGCGGAAGCTGACCAAATCGATCGCCAAAAAACCGAGATCGAACAGCAGAAAAACCAAATTGCTCTGATTACCCAGCAATTGCTGGCACAAAAAGCCGACTTTGAAGTTCAGACACAGGCTCAGCA
Encoded proteins:
- a CDS encoding M23 family metallopeptidase — its product is MKAPSSGKRKNFWHQCRLPVVGSLICSLIFLWLLLAMPVLAEDLPSPSPVTIETLRQMQQQLDRQRSNYSKERDRLSKLQKAAKGQLSGLQQNLELTGTQLNDYQYQLQRATQELKTLQEDLASAERSYQQKQAATVARLRFLQRQQLSHQGWGILLSSQNLSQFSDRRRQIKLVFQADQQILKNLKAEADQIDRQKTEIEQQKNQIALITQQLLAQKADFEVQTQAQQQLIQRLNTNRQALEAAENVLAEDSAGISTLIQKRVAEAKAKREREAAASKAILRGRDIIRGSGIFSYPSDAGITSNFGWRVHPILGYRRFHSGLDFGGSYGSTIRAANSGEVIFAGWYGGYGKAVIIDHGNGITTLYGHASEIYVSEGQSVNRADAIAAVGSTGFSTGPHLHFEVRKNGTPVDPITFL